A region of the Lycium barbarum isolate Lr01 chromosome 1, ASM1917538v2, whole genome shotgun sequence genome:
ACCTTAATTAgctataagttcataatatgtatTTATTCTGCTGCATTATCTTCTTCCTTGGAAATTGTAGTTCCACTGACTTTATTGTGGAATATTAAATCAAGAAAATGCCTGCTTAGGGGTCTCTTCCTTTTACAGTCACAAAACCTCTATCTGTGCATGTTTGTGCTTCTTTAAGGCAGTTCCTGCATTGTCAATTGTTATCGGGCATTAAAAGTCgggattttttcatttttggcccgaCAACCGAAATTAATTATGGGcgtagccaaaatatacaaaacatatactgattatgtatattatattatgtgtatattaatgtatacaatatgtatattatatgtattatttatacttaatatacaaaacctattcATTTGCTGGCTATAATTTTTTTGAGTGGTCCAAAAATGTACTTATCCCTTAAAAGTTTCCTTTATGGCTATTGCAGAGGCTGCTCAGTCATGTACAGTGATACTGGATACAGTTGAGTCTGCTTTGCCAGATGGCTTACCTGAAAACTTTTCTACTGATAGCAAATTGTTGGAAACGCTGAACAAGGCGGTGGAGTTACTTCCTGAGCTGTGGAAGCTAGCTTGTGCTCCTCAAGAAGCAATTTTGTCGTATAGAAGGGCCCTGCTTTATCGTTGGAATCTTGACGTGGAAACGAGAAGCAAAATAGAAAAGGAGTATGCGGTATTTCTCTTATACAGTGGCACTGATGCATCCCCTCCAAATCTTCGCGCACAGGCAGAAGGTTCCTTCATACCTAGAAACAATATAGAAGAAGCTGTTTTGCTGCTTCTGGTTCTTCTAAGAAGATACATCCTCAAGAAAATTGTATGGGATCCGTCGATCGTGGATCACCTCAGTTTTGCATTATCCATTGCAGGTGAGTTTAGGGCACTTGCCCGTCAGGTTGAGGAGTTGCTCCCTGGAATTGTTGTGAGAAGACAAAAGTACACTATCCTTGCCCTGTGTTATTATGCGGAAGGTGATGACATGGTCGCTTTGAATCTGTTAAGGAACTTGATGAATAATAGGGACAATGAGAaaggcgtatttgagttagtacTTGCTGCGAAAATTTGTGCAGAGTATCCCAATTTATTGGAAGAAGGGACAGGGTATGCCCGGAAAGTGCTCCCAAAAGTTGAAGGGAAATGTAACCAGATGGCTAGTGTTGCAAAATGCTCACTTGGTCTTCTGCTCTCAGGTCGATCTCGTGCCATCGTGTCTGATTCTGAGAGAACGTTAAGATTGTGTGAAGCTCTTGAATCACTTGAATCGGCACAAAAGATGACCGAAGGAAGAAATCCGGATGTTCTTTTCTACCTTAGTTTGGAGAATGCAGAGCAGAGAAAGTTGGACATTGCTCTCTACTATGCAAAACAGCTGTTGAGGTTGGACGGAGGTTCTACTGTTAAAGGATGGCTTCTTCTAGCTCGCATACTATCTGCTCAAAAGAGGTATGTAGATGCGGAAAACATAATTAATGCTGCATTAGACGAAACAGGAAAATGGAATCAAGGAGAACTGCTTCGCACTAAGGCTAAACTACAGATTGCCCAGGGTCATTTGCGGGATGCCGTGGAGACATATACTCATCTTCTTGCAGTACTCCAAGTTCAGAGAAAAAGTTTCGGATCTCAGAAAAAGTTGTTAAAGGTGTGGTTCCTCACCATATGAAAATATTAACTGGGAGAACATTGTTAGATGTTCAATCTAGTATTCCTTAGTTTGTCTGACTTTAGTACTTTAATTTATCCTTCTAATTTTGCATCTTTCATTAGTTGTATTGTTCATTTTTCCCTTTGAACCCACAGAACATGAGAAACAACAGTAGAAGTTTAGAAATGGAAACATGGCACGATCTAGCAAATGTATACACAAACTTGTCTCAGTGGCGTGATGCGGAGGTTTGCCTAATCAAATCTGAGGCTATCAATCCTTATTCTGCTTCGAGATGCCACTCTGCAGGTATTATTTGCTTAATAACTTATCTTGGCTTAAACTTTCTTATAAGATGTCTCTTGGAGTGTACTAGATAGTTGAAGTTTATTCAGACCAAATCGTTTTTTACTAGATACTTGACGTTAATTCAGACCAAATCGTTTTTTCTTTCCGCAAAGAGATATTTATCTGGTACAGGGCAATATGACTCAAGTAGATAGTCTCGTTGTGAATATATGTCGCCTAGGCAATGCAAGAACTCTTGTCCAGGGTAGTGGGGGCATTCACACTAAGCTTGCAAGTTTATATGTTCTAAAGTTCCATAGTTAAAAGCAGAAACACAAGTTAAGAGCTACACTTCTATTTATTTATAAAAATGAAGAGATATACTGAGCAGCTGTTTATAGACTTATAGTGGTTATCCAGTCAACATGTCAACTGAGGAGTCTTGGAAGACAAACCAGTTGAAgagaaatttga
Encoded here:
- the LOC132643193 gene encoding protein NPGR2-like; this encodes MSVKYWIYKQKISLSLRLRKMMKCICSGEQLRIEDIIPQSSDSLATRDYSASGYSSRAGDDAKADTSNIEEAESSLRESGILNYEEARALLGRLEYQKGNIEAALHVFEGIDIAAVVPKIKLSISRRSEIPRRNSLSDAIPPMSMHAVSLLFEAILLKATSLQALGRFTEAAQSCTVILDTVESALPDGLPENFSTDSKLLETLNKAVELLPELWKLACAPQEAILSYRRALLYRWNLDVETRSKIEKEYAVFLLYSGTDASPPNLRAQAEGSFIPRNNIEEAVLLLLVLLRRYILKKIVWDPSIVDHLSFALSIAGEFRALARQVEELLPGIVVRRQKYTILALCYYAEGDDMVALNLLRNLMNNRDNEKGVFELVLAAKICAEYPNLLEEGTGYARKVLPKVEGKCNQMASVAKCSLGLLLSGRSRAIVSDSERTLRLCEALESLESAQKMTEGRNPDVLFYLSLENAEQRKLDIALYYAKQLLRLDGGSTVKGWLLLARILSAQKRYVDAENIINAALDETGKWNQGELLRTKAKLQIAQGHLRDAVETYTHLLAVLQVQRKSFGSQKKLLKNMRNNSRSLEMETWHDLANVYTNLSQWRDAEVCLIKSEAINPYSASRCHSAGLLYQARGLYKEALQSFQKALDIEPNHVPSLVSTAIVLRHLDGQSLPVMKSFLTDALRLDRTNASAWYNLGLIHKSENGASEAAECFEAAELLQESAPVEPFR